A single genomic interval of Bacillus smithii harbors:
- a CDS encoding FecCD family ABC transporter permease: MKNHLSLRTKYFSFLISKKSLFLILFLFILLLACFTISASLGETFINPFHVIEVLVGKGNAFEQLVVTHFRLPRILIAILVGSSLAVAGAILQGMTRNPLASPDIMGITGGAATAVVLFLTFFSDKDNNLTVSIQWLPLSAFVGATVVALLLYILANHGRNLSPIRLVLIGIGLSAFMKATTTLFMITSPIYRASQANIWITGTVYGSDWQDVNILLPITTVLMLISFLIIRDINIQELGEPIAKSAGNRVHTYRFLFLLICTGLIGSAVAFGGTIGFVGLLAPHISRRLVGSSFGYLLPSSAIMGALLVLLADLVGRTLFLPIEVPAGVFTASIGAPYFVYLLLKQRNQ, from the coding sequence ATGAAAAATCATCTGTCTTTACGAACCAAGTACTTTTCTTTTTTAATCAGTAAAAAGTCTTTATTTCTTATTCTGTTTCTTTTTATCCTTTTGCTCGCTTGTTTTACAATCAGCGCAAGCTTGGGAGAAACGTTTATCAACCCATTTCATGTGATCGAGGTATTAGTCGGAAAAGGAAATGCATTTGAACAATTAGTGGTGACCCATTTTCGACTTCCTCGGATTCTCATTGCTATTTTAGTGGGAAGCAGTTTGGCTGTAGCCGGTGCCATTCTACAAGGAATGACGCGCAATCCTCTAGCTTCTCCTGACATTATGGGGATTACAGGAGGAGCCGCTACTGCGGTTGTGCTCTTTTTGACTTTCTTTAGTGACAAAGATAATAATTTGACCGTCAGCATTCAATGGTTGCCTTTGAGTGCATTCGTAGGAGCCACCGTCGTTGCACTGCTTTTATATATCTTAGCCAACCATGGCAGGAATCTTTCCCCTATTCGTTTAGTGTTAATTGGAATCGGTTTATCTGCTTTCATGAAGGCCACTACGACACTCTTTATGATTACCAGTCCTATTTACCGTGCGAGTCAAGCCAATATTTGGATTACGGGAACTGTCTATGGATCTGACTGGCAAGATGTAAACATACTATTGCCGATTACGACTGTATTAATGTTGATCAGTTTCCTCATCATTCGGGACATAAACATTCAAGAATTAGGCGAACCAATCGCCAAAAGTGCAGGAAATCGTGTCCATACATATCGTTTCCTGTTTTTATTGATTTGCACAGGTTTAATCGGCAGCGCAGTTGCTTTTGGAGGAACGATTGGTTTTGTAGGATTGCTGGCCCCTCATATCAGTCGGAGATTAGTCGGATCTTCCTTTGGGTATCTGCTTCCTTCATCTGCTATCATGGGAGCTCTTTTAGTTTTACTGGCTGATCTGGTTGGAAGAACACTGTTTTTACCCATTGAAGTTCCGGCTGGTGTTTTTACGGCGTCTATTGGAGCCCCCTATTTTGTCTATCTTTTATTGAAACAAAGGAATCAGTAA
- a CDS encoding FecCD family ABC transporter permease has product MLSSFTTRLVGLIGGFILLVICIGLSIILGYTDTNVQAVINTFQHFNGSNTQLVIKNVRLPRALIGASVGGCLAVAGALMQALTKNPLASPDIMGVNAGAGLFIVVAVIFFSVSSLHSFTWIAFLGAAIASFIVYCLGSLGKDGLTPMKMTLAGAAIAAMFGSLTQGLLVINESSLDQVLFWLAGSVQGRKLEILFAVLPYMIFALACSFLLGKQINILVMGEKLAKGLGQRTGMVKLLMSLMVVLLAGGAVAVAGPISFVGVMIPHVARWLVGNDHRWVLPYCSVLGGIFLIIADIGARYILMPEEVPVGVLTAFIGVPFFIYIARKKGEAL; this is encoded by the coding sequence ATGTTAAGCAGCTTTACGACACGATTGGTTGGATTAATCGGGGGATTCATTCTTTTAGTGATTTGTATTGGTTTGAGCATCATCTTAGGATACACCGATACAAACGTACAAGCAGTGATAAATACTTTTCAACATTTTAACGGCTCAAATACTCAACTTGTGATAAAAAATGTTCGTTTGCCAAGGGCTTTGATTGGCGCGTCGGTAGGTGGTTGTTTAGCTGTAGCGGGAGCTCTTATGCAAGCACTTACCAAAAATCCTCTTGCTTCTCCTGACATTATGGGAGTAAATGCTGGTGCCGGCCTCTTTATAGTAGTCGCTGTTATCTTTTTTTCTGTTAGTTCGCTCCATTCCTTTACATGGATCGCTTTTCTAGGAGCTGCCATTGCCTCTTTTATTGTCTACTGCCTTGGATCACTGGGTAAAGATGGTCTTACACCGATGAAAATGACATTGGCGGGTGCTGCGATTGCGGCTATGTTCGGCTCATTGACCCAAGGGCTGCTTGTTATCAACGAATCTTCTTTAGATCAAGTTTTATTTTGGCTAGCAGGATCTGTTCAAGGACGAAAGCTTGAGATTCTTTTTGCAGTACTTCCCTATATGATTTTTGCTCTTGCTTGTTCCTTTTTATTAGGAAAGCAAATCAATATTTTAGTCATGGGTGAGAAATTGGCGAAGGGATTGGGCCAACGAACAGGGATGGTCAAACTCCTTATGTCTTTAATGGTAGTCCTCTTGGCCGGAGGGGCCGTTGCGGTTGCCGGTCCGATCAGTTTCGTGGGTGTCATGATTCCGCATGTTGCCCGTTGGCTGGTGGGAAATGACCATCGTTGGGTTCTCCCTTATTGTTCTGTTTTAGGTGGAATTTTTTTGATTATCGCGGATATTGGCGCCAGATATATTTTAATGCCCGAAGAAGTACCCGTAGGCGTGTTGACGGCTTTCATAGGGGTTCCCTTTTTCATTTACATAGCGCGCAAGAAAGGAGAAGCGTTATGA
- a CDS encoding ABC transporter substrate-binding protein, with protein MVSTKLTTFLLILVAVFALGACSSSGDTSSEKTTASPSTSYTVKHAMGTTKIKGTPKRVVILTNEGTEALLAMGVKPVGAVQSWEGNPWYDHIKDQMKGVKVVGTEDQPNLEEIASLKPDLIIGNKMRQEKIYKQLSAIAPTVFSDVLRGDWKENFKLYAKALHKEKEGNEVIAKFDNRVKELKQKLGDKTKMKVSVVRFVPGDVRIYHRDTFSGVILDQLGFARPASQDKNDFAEQHVTKERASAMDGDILFYFTYDTGDNKGNELEKDWISDPIFKNLSVSKNHKVYKVDDAIWNTAGGVIAANLMLDDIEKYFLNDQQS; from the coding sequence ATGGTTTCTACCAAACTAACTACTTTTTTACTTATTCTTGTTGCTGTCTTTGCTCTGGGAGCTTGTAGCAGCAGCGGAGATACATCTTCGGAGAAAACCACCGCTTCTCCGAGCACCAGCTATACGGTCAAACATGCCATGGGTACTACAAAGATTAAAGGGACACCGAAACGTGTTGTAATTTTAACCAATGAAGGGACAGAAGCTTTGCTTGCGATGGGTGTGAAACCGGTTGGAGCTGTTCAATCATGGGAAGGGAATCCTTGGTATGATCATATTAAAGATCAGATGAAAGGCGTCAAAGTAGTAGGTACAGAAGACCAACCAAATTTAGAAGAAATCGCTTCATTGAAACCGGATTTGATTATTGGGAATAAAATGCGCCAAGAAAAAATTTATAAACAATTAAGCGCTATTGCGCCTACTGTTTTTTCTGATGTACTACGCGGAGATTGGAAAGAAAATTTCAAACTTTATGCGAAAGCTTTACATAAAGAAAAAGAAGGCAATGAAGTCATTGCCAAATTTGATAATCGTGTAAAGGAATTGAAGCAAAAGCTAGGGGACAAAACAAAGATGAAAGTTTCTGTCGTTCGATTTGTTCCAGGGGATGTTCGGATTTATCATAGAGACACCTTTTCAGGAGTGATTTTAGACCAACTAGGATTTGCTCGCCCTGCCTCACAAGATAAAAACGACTTTGCAGAACAACACGTAACAAAAGAGCGTGCGTCTGCTATGGATGGCGATATTCTTTTCTATTTCACTTATGATACCGGTGACAATAAAGGAAATGAATTAGAAAAGGATTGGATTTCTGATCCGATTTTCAAAAATTTATCCGTTTCGAAGAATCATAAAGTTTATAAAGTGGACGATGCTATTTGGAATACGGCAGGCGGTGTCATCGCTGCTAATTTAATGTTGGATGATATTGAAAAATATTTTCTCAATGATCAGCAATCTTAA
- a CDS encoding ABC transporter ATP-binding protein: MPYLATENLDISYGERKIVQDLNLKIPKGKMTIIIGPNGCGKSTTLKTLARIMQPKKGTVYLDGKAIHKQSTKEIAKKMAILPQAPDAPSGLTVFELVTYGRFPHQSGFGRITAEDKKIIHWALTVTGTLPFKDRPVDALSGGQRQRVWIAMALAQQTDSILLDEPTTYLDLAHQLEVLELLKELNKKEDRTVVMVLHDLNHAARFADYMVAMCDGRIVCEGEPEKVMTTEILKKVFQIDAEIVQDPRTKRPVCLTYDLLKDEQLDIGKAAGI; this comes from the coding sequence ATGCCTTACTTAGCTACTGAAAATCTTGATATTTCATATGGGGAAAGGAAAATCGTTCAGGATCTGAATTTGAAAATCCCTAAAGGGAAAATGACCATTATTATAGGTCCTAATGGCTGTGGAAAATCCACTACGTTAAAAACGTTGGCGCGCATCATGCAACCAAAGAAAGGCACTGTTTATTTGGACGGCAAAGCCATTCATAAACAATCGACGAAGGAGATTGCCAAGAAGATGGCTATTTTGCCGCAGGCACCGGATGCGCCATCAGGGCTGACGGTTTTTGAACTGGTCACATATGGCCGTTTTCCTCATCAAAGCGGTTTTGGAAGAATAACAGCGGAAGACAAAAAAATCATTCATTGGGCGTTAACTGTCACAGGAACATTACCATTTAAAGATCGTCCGGTCGATGCTTTATCTGGCGGGCAAAGACAGCGTGTCTGGATTGCCATGGCACTTGCCCAACAAACGGACTCCATCTTACTAGATGAACCTACCACGTATTTGGATTTAGCGCATCAACTGGAAGTACTCGAGCTTCTTAAGGAATTAAATAAAAAAGAAGATCGAACAGTTGTCATGGTTTTGCACGATTTGAATCATGCAGCCAGATTTGCCGATTATATGGTTGCTATGTGCGATGGGCGAATCGTATGTGAAGGGGAGCCAGAGAAAGTGATGACGACTGAAATATTAAAGAAGGTCTTTCAGATTGACGCAGAAATTGTGCAAGATCCGAGAACGAAAAGACCTGTGTGTCTGACTTACGATTTGCTGAAAGATGAGCAACTTGACATTGGAAAAGCGGCGGGGATCTGA
- a CDS encoding nitroreductase family protein — translation METLKPESSIESVIVSRRTIRVTKEIPIPLQEVEHLLEMAAYAPFHSKVEPWSVTIVSTEDEKKYFLNCVMNSYERTGVLAAYSEERVNKIREAYEQYFSSTPITLIVATDLFGDEQKDFESIGATCAFIQNLQLLCWEKNIGVVWRTNPYIHDPIFAKELGIPSSKKIIGSVHLGYIDEEKIPKAKPRRALQEWVHSLSLSVDTKL, via the coding sequence ATGGAGACGCTAAAACCGGAATCTTCCATCGAATCGGTCATTGTATCAAGAAGAACGATTCGAGTAACAAAAGAAATTCCCATTCCTTTGCAAGAAGTGGAACACTTGTTGGAAATGGCTGCTTATGCACCCTTTCACAGCAAAGTGGAACCTTGGTCTGTCACCATCGTATCTACTGAGGATGAGAAAAAGTATTTTTTGAATTGTGTGATGAATAGTTACGAAAGAACCGGAGTGTTGGCTGCTTATTCTGAAGAGCGTGTGAATAAAATAAGAGAGGCGTATGAGCAGTATTTTTCATCAACTCCCATTACGTTAATTGTAGCAACGGATCTCTTTGGAGATGAACAAAAAGACTTTGAATCCATAGGAGCTACTTGTGCGTTTATTCAAAACCTTCAATTATTATGTTGGGAGAAAAATATAGGGGTTGTGTGGCGGACTAATCCTTATATTCATGATCCGATATTTGCAAAAGAGTTAGGGATCCCATCTTCTAAAAAAATCATAGGTTCTGTTCATTTAGGATACATAGATGAAGAGAAAATACCGAAAGCAAAACCAAGAAGAGCGTTACAGGAGTGGGTTCATTCTCTTTCACTTTCCGTCGATACAAAACTCTAG
- a CDS encoding ABC transporter substrate-binding protein, whose translation MKNKMSLALIVALFLTLTIFSGCSNKKEEAKEDNKTRVVSTLKGDVKIPANPKRIADISGASEDLLILGHTPVATANSDAYNIKEFPSYLKDKMKNAKIVGYNMNDTMDVEAILDTNPDLIIMSERQEKIYDQLKKIAPVVVMKDYGNDWRARMMDVAKLFGQEKDAKKWLSAYDQKAKEDGKEIAAKNGDQTYLSVLASGGQFFVLADAGVGSILYDDMKLKKPANLPKQKGITLPVVTIEGLSKIDADHIIMIATDADKKNLESNPVWKSMRAVKEGNVTFLNSSPYFTQCYQPIGKELLLDDIKEKVTKK comes from the coding sequence ATGAAGAACAAAATGTCTTTAGCGCTTATCGTCGCATTATTTTTAACACTTACTATATTTTCTGGGTGCTCTAATAAAAAAGAAGAAGCCAAAGAGGATAATAAAACTAGAGTGGTCAGCACGCTCAAAGGCGATGTGAAAATTCCGGCGAATCCGAAACGCATTGCGGATATTTCCGGTGCCAGCGAAGACTTGCTCATCTTAGGTCATACGCCGGTGGCGACCGCCAACAGTGATGCCTATAACATAAAAGAGTTCCCAAGCTATCTGAAAGATAAAATGAAGAATGCAAAAATTGTAGGCTATAACATGAACGATACGATGGATGTAGAAGCGATATTGGATACGAATCCTGATTTGATTATCATGAGCGAAAGACAAGAAAAAATTTATGATCAATTGAAAAAGATTGCACCCGTTGTTGTAATGAAGGATTATGGAAATGATTGGAGAGCCAGAATGATGGATGTCGCCAAGTTATTTGGTCAAGAAAAAGATGCCAAAAAATGGCTGAGCGCTTATGACCAAAAGGCGAAAGAAGATGGAAAAGAAATTGCAGCTAAAAACGGGGATCAAACGTATTTATCCGTATTAGCGAGCGGCGGCCAATTCTTTGTATTAGCCGATGCCGGTGTGGGGTCCATTCTTTATGATGATATGAAGTTGAAAAAACCAGCTAATCTGCCAAAACAAAAAGGAATTACATTGCCTGTAGTGACGATTGAAGGATTATCCAAAATTGATGCCGATCACATCATTATGATTGCCACCGATGCAGATAAGAAAAATTTAGAAAGCAATCCTGTGTGGAAATCGATGAGAGCTGTGAAAGAAGGGAATGTAACATTCCTTAATAGCTCCCCTTACTTTACTCAATGTTATCAACCAATCGGAAAAGAACTTCTGCTAGATGACATAAAAGAAAAAGTAACAAAGAAATAG
- a CDS encoding FecCD family ABC transporter permease: protein MDEISQVYHQKLTSRRVIMTISLLIVGLILLVFGIGLSISLGAKDISFSTVMNSIFTRKHALDSQIVRDVRLPRAVAAALVGAFLAVSGAVMQGMTRNPIAEPSVLGITQGATLTISIAFAMQAKIGGAGFMFIAFIGASLSGLLVYFLSSRSKNGVDPAKLALAGTALGTLFISVAVAIAMYHNLSQQLSFWIVGGLTTAKWEGVQLLFFAGIWGVIAAIILSPSITILSLGEEVAIGLGKKTNTVRIMGIIIVILLSGSSVAVAGNIAFVGLIVPQIVRSLVGPDYRLIIPCSFVLGATLLVFSDIIARMINQPYETPVGSITALLGVPFFLYLVRKGARVS from the coding sequence ATGGATGAAATATCACAAGTATATCATCAAAAATTGACGTCTCGGCGAGTCATCATGACGATTTCTCTCTTGATAGTTGGGTTGATACTGTTGGTTTTTGGTATTGGACTTTCCATCTCTCTAGGAGCGAAAGACATCAGTTTTTCGACCGTCATGAACAGTATCTTTACGAGAAAACATGCTTTAGACTCTCAAATTGTGAGAGATGTGAGATTGCCTAGAGCAGTCGCAGCGGCTCTGGTTGGAGCATTCCTGGCCGTATCAGGCGCCGTTATGCAAGGAATGACAAGGAATCCGATTGCAGAACCCTCCGTTTTAGGCATCACTCAAGGCGCCACTCTCACTATATCCATTGCTTTTGCAATGCAAGCGAAAATAGGTGGCGCAGGCTTTATGTTTATTGCGTTTATAGGTGCAAGTTTGAGTGGATTACTAGTATATTTTCTCAGCTCCAGGTCGAAAAATGGTGTGGATCCCGCCAAGCTGGCTTTAGCCGGAACAGCGCTCGGGACTTTGTTTATATCAGTGGCGGTGGCCATTGCCATGTACCACAATTTATCACAGCAATTGAGTTTTTGGATTGTAGGTGGATTGACAACGGCAAAATGGGAAGGGGTCCAGTTGCTCTTTTTCGCAGGGATTTGGGGAGTCATTGCGGCCATCATCCTTTCACCGAGCATTACCATCTTAAGCTTAGGGGAAGAAGTTGCGATTGGTCTAGGGAAAAAGACAAATACTGTAAGAATAATGGGAATCATCATCGTTATTTTGTTAAGTGGTAGTTCCGTAGCAGTGGCGGGAAATATTGCTTTTGTAGGGCTTATAGTGCCTCAGATAGTAAGAAGTTTGGTTGGGCCGGATTATCGATTGATTATTCCTTGTTCATTTGTGTTGGGGGCTACTTTGCTAGTGTTTAGCGATATCATCGCAAGAATGATCAATCAGCCTTACGAAACTCCCGTAGGTTCCATAACAGCTCTATTAGGAGTGCCGTTTTTTCTGTATCTTGTAAGAAAGGGTGCTAGAGTGTCATGA
- a CDS encoding FecCD family ABC transporter permease — protein MITYGKRKRVIWITTVFIILILFTILISLQLGSFSIKPWEVVQTFLGQGTRKQEIVLFSMRLPRIVMAILVGTALAVSGAILQSITKNDLADPGIMGISSGAALAVVMYIYFMNGNVYDGVSNLTIWTMPVVAFFGSILGAVLIYLFAWKKGINPTRLILIGIGINSAFQALMIIFQLRFTTQEFNRVMVWISGSIWGTSWIYVITILPWIIVFLFFAIYKARFLDVFLLGDHLSIGLGVQVEKARRILILFAVALAGVATSVAGTISFLGLISPHIARKLVGPKHKLLLPVSALVGTLLLLISDTIARNIVAPAEIPVGIVVSIIGVPYFLYLMVKE, from the coding sequence ATGATCACATATGGTAAACGGAAAAGAGTGATTTGGATTACAACGGTTTTTATAATTCTTATTCTATTCACGATTCTGATTAGTTTACAATTAGGCTCTTTTTCGATCAAACCATGGGAAGTCGTTCAAACCTTTCTTGGACAAGGTACTAGAAAACAAGAAATCGTTCTCTTTAGTATGAGACTCCCCAGAATTGTGATGGCGATACTGGTAGGTACCGCTTTAGCCGTATCTGGCGCCATTCTTCAAAGCATCACCAAAAACGATTTAGCGGATCCTGGCATCATGGGAATTAGTTCGGGAGCGGCGTTAGCTGTCGTGATGTACATATATTTTATGAACGGGAATGTTTACGACGGGGTAAGTAATTTAACTATATGGACGATGCCTGTTGTAGCTTTCTTTGGATCGATATTGGGGGCCGTGCTCATCTACTTGTTTGCCTGGAAAAAAGGGATCAATCCTACAAGATTGATTTTAATCGGGATCGGAATAAACTCTGCTTTTCAAGCTCTCATGATTATCTTTCAACTTCGATTTACCACACAGGAATTTAATAGAGTAATGGTTTGGATTTCAGGCAGCATATGGGGGACTAGTTGGATATATGTCATCACCATATTACCATGGATCATAGTCTTTCTGTTTTTCGCAATTTATAAGGCAAGATTTTTAGATGTTTTCCTTTTAGGCGATCACTTGTCCATCGGATTAGGCGTTCAAGTGGAAAAAGCACGACGGATACTGATTCTTTTTGCGGTTGCATTGGCCGGAGTCGCTACTTCTGTCGCAGGAACGATCTCTTTTTTAGGTCTGATTTCTCCGCATATTGCCAGAAAATTAGTAGGTCCGAAACATAAGTTGTTATTGCCCGTGTCAGCCTTAGTAGGGACGCTCCTTTTGTTAATATCCGATACGATCGCAAGAAATATTGTAGCACCCGCAGAGATACCGGTTGGAATCGTTGTGTCGATCATTGGAGTTCCATACTTTCTTTATTTAATGGTAAAAGAATAA
- a CDS encoding IS1182 family transposase, whose amino-acid sequence MLTKNTQMNRDQIEMIALDQLVPADHLVRKIDAAIDFSFIYSLVQDMYSSERGRPSIDPVVLIKMAFIQYTFGIRSMRKTIEEIETNLAYRWFLGFGFYDKVPHFSTFGKNYERRFKDTDLFEQIFYRILKEAADKKLISSEHVFIDSTHVKASANKHKFEKKVVRKETKAYQARLQDEINADREAHGKKPFPPDKFGKEEYKEIKESTTDPESGYYVKDERTKQFAYSFHAAADRNGFVLGAIVTPGNIHDSSVLEPLLEKVIEKHGKPVVVAADAGYKTPAVAQYIFENDMTPALPYTRPRTKDGYFKKHEYVYDEYYDCYLCPQGQVLKYATTTKEGYRQYFSDPVQCKDCPFLSKCTQSKEHKKLIQRHVWEFYLEEADHLRHTQENKSIYARRKETIERVFADAKEKHGMRWTTLRGLKKLSMQAMLTFAAMNLKKMACWTWKSPAIT is encoded by the coding sequence GTGCTAACAAAAAATACACAGATGAATCGTGATCAAATAGAAATGATAGCTTTAGACCAACTTGTACCTGCAGATCATTTGGTTCGTAAAATCGACGCTGCTATTGATTTTTCATTTATCTATTCGCTTGTTCAAGACATGTATTCATCGGAAAGAGGTCGACCAAGTATTGATCCAGTTGTATTGATTAAAATGGCTTTCATCCAATATACCTTCGGTATTCGTTCCATGCGAAAAACTATAGAGGAAATCGAAACGAATCTGGCTTACCGTTGGTTTCTTGGATTTGGTTTTTATGATAAGGTACCTCACTTTTCAACGTTTGGGAAAAACTACGAGCGACGCTTTAAGGATACAGACTTATTTGAACAGATATTCTATCGCATTTTGAAAGAAGCTGCAGATAAGAAGCTGATAAGCAGTGAGCATGTCTTTATTGATTCTACTCATGTCAAAGCGAGTGCGAATAAGCATAAATTTGAGAAGAAAGTGGTTCGAAAAGAAACGAAAGCCTATCAAGCACGTCTACAAGATGAGATAAATGCTGATCGAGAAGCACATGGAAAAAAGCCATTTCCTCCAGATAAATTTGGGAAAGAAGAATATAAAGAAATAAAAGAAAGTACCACTGATCCGGAAAGTGGTTACTACGTAAAAGACGAGCGAACAAAACAGTTTGCTTACTCATTCCATGCTGCTGCGGATCGAAATGGCTTTGTTTTGGGGGCTATTGTAACGCCAGGGAATATTCATGACAGTTCCGTATTGGAGCCACTTCTTGAAAAAGTCATAGAAAAACATGGAAAACCGGTTGTAGTTGCTGCTGACGCTGGATATAAAACTCCCGCCGTTGCCCAATACATATTTGAAAATGATATGACCCCTGCTTTACCTTATACTCGCCCTCGTACAAAGGATGGTTATTTCAAAAAACATGAGTATGTTTACGATGAATACTACGATTGTTATCTTTGTCCGCAAGGACAAGTGTTAAAATATGCAACTACGACGAAGGAAGGCTATCGTCAATATTTTTCTGATCCAGTCCAGTGTAAAGATTGTCCATTCCTTTCGAAGTGCACCCAAAGTAAGGAGCATAAAAAACTGATTCAGCGACATGTATGGGAATTTTATTTAGAGGAAGCTGATCATCTTCGGCATACACAAGAGAATAAGAGCATTTATGCAAGACGGAAAGAAACCATTGAACGTGTTTTTGCTGATGCAAAGGAAAAGCATGGTATGCGTTGGACAACCTTAAGAGGTCTAAAAAAATTGTCCATGCAGGCGATGCTAACTTTTGCTGCAATGAATTTGAAAAAGATGGCTTGCTGGACATGGAAAAGTCCAGCAATAACATAA
- a CDS encoding HAD family hydrolase — translation MIKLVLMDLDNTLLPFQSYWEEANKDVFHSSHLTKNLDYHKFLSLFKRYDKELWNLHSQNVISLDELRQQRLIKTLNDFQIDITVEESQQYFQEFFQNLLDRITPDFTLHHLLTSIKSHYELAILTNGKKSEQKEKIKRMGLDQIIKPTHIFISEEIGFEKPNPKAFYYVLDKLNKNREEAIYVGDSWLNDIEGSVKAGLKAVWIHPSSTLPDPSYHSKVYICPSILELEEVLQTIQIPN, via the coding sequence TTGATTAAACTAGTCTTAATGGATTTAGATAATACATTATTGCCCTTTCAATCGTATTGGGAAGAAGCAAATAAGGATGTTTTCCACTCTTCTCATTTAACGAAAAACCTTGATTATCATAAATTTCTCTCTTTATTTAAAAGATATGATAAAGAATTATGGAACCTCCATTCCCAAAATGTCATATCTTTAGATGAATTGCGTCAACAAAGATTAATAAAAACGTTAAACGATTTTCAAATTGATATTACGGTTGAAGAATCTCAGCAGTATTTTCAAGAGTTTTTTCAGAATTTATTAGATAGGATCACTCCAGACTTTACGCTACATCATCTGTTGACGTCCATAAAAAGCCATTATGAACTTGCGATTTTAACAAACGGGAAAAAATCAGAGCAAAAAGAAAAAATAAAGAGAATGGGACTGGATCAAATCATTAAACCTACCCATATTTTTATTTCAGAGGAGATCGGTTTTGAAAAACCCAATCCTAAAGCATTTTATTATGTTTTAGATAAATTAAATAAGAATCGTGAAGAGGCTATCTACGTTGGAGATTCTTGGTTAAATGATATAGAAGGTTCGGTGAAAGCCGGTCTTAAAGCTGTATGGATCCATCCTTCTTCCACTTTGCCAGACCCTTCTTATCATTCAAAAGTGTATATATGCCCGTCTATTTTAGAACTGGAAGAAGTTTTACAAACGATCCAGATCCCAAACTAA